A window from Engraulis encrasicolus isolate BLACKSEA-1 chromosome 13, IST_EnEncr_1.0, whole genome shotgun sequence encodes these proteins:
- the sowahca gene encoding ankyrin repeat domain-containing protein SOWAHC yields MRVNENTSLHRLGCLTMASECTQEAVLRFLIEKGGRVKNRELIDHFKVTVSGDPSSKATFKETLKRFVDNIAFVKQENGEKYVCLKKKYREAVTQTVERDDGECNGNGLPADGIILSKRNGSCCASGATCDQENESAPEVADGIGEETAPSSEVQSALNLDPSANENESEHVVFRGPTISGVNRRRTSRGSQRSLLALSEDMTNESVFDTGDSNTPKGSRKNFIELMMSSSPQVRRTLVHRNSQTNMSVTNRESVRSEGDTASLLSGEGDCASVTLDPLEHEWMMCASDGQWESLQRLLVCEANLITKRDFVTGFTCLHWAAKQGKPELLANLVTFAKEHDIPVNINARSSAGYTPLHLAAMHNHVEVMKLLVGAYDADVEMRDYSGKKASQYLSSSVAGDLKDIVGGTSDSDVENAESGAGWWRLAKGLPSNLNPLRLLNQAADEAQCDSGGAVAVRPRSLYRKTSIGRIKLNRNRFKTQIVHSTSFRETDEGEGSLLSPVKSRPMSNLFG; encoded by the exons ATGCGTGTAAATGAAAATACATCTTTGCATCGTTTGGGCTGCCTGACCATGGCTTCTGAATGCACCCAAGAAGCGGTTTTACGTTTTCTAATTGAAAAGGGGGGGAGAGTCAAAAACAGAGAACTGATTGACCACTTTAAAGTAACTGTTTCGGGTGATCCATCATCGAAAGCGACGTTTAAGGAGACGTTAAAACGATTTGTGGACAACATTGCTTTTGTCAAGCAGGAAAATGGGGAGAAATACGTCTGTTTGAAGAAAAAATATAGAGAGGCGGTGACCCAAACAGTCGAGCGAGATGATGGAGAATGCAATGGAAATGGTCTCCCTGCGGATGGGATTATTCTATCCAAGCGGAATGGAAGCTGCTGCGCCAGTGGTGCTACATGCGACCAGGAAAACG AATCAGCCCCTGAAGTGGCAGATGGAATAGGTGAGGAGACAGCTCCGTCCTCTGAAGTTCAGTCAGCCCTCAACCTGGACCCATCCGCTAATGAAAACGAATCTGAGCACGTCGTCTTCAGAGGTCCGACAATATCTGGAGTCAATCGCCGCCGAACATCGAGGGGCTCTCAGCGGAGTTTGCTGGCCCTTTCCGAGGACATGACGAACGAATCTGTGTTCGACACTGGCGACAGCAACACCCCCAAAGGCAGCAGAAAGAATTTCATTGAACTCATGATGAGCAGCTCGCCTCAAGTCCGTCGCACCCTGGTGCACAGAAACTCTCAAACCAACATGTCCGTGACAAACCGGGAATCTGTCAGAAGCGAGGGAGACACGGCGTCCCTACTGTCAGGCGAGGGTGACTGCGCGTCTGTGACGCTGGATCCCCTGGAGCACGAGTGGATGATGTGCGCATCCGATGGACAGTGGGAGAGCCTTCAGAGGCTCCTGGTCTGTGAGGCAAACCTCATCACCAAGAGAGACTTTGTGACTGGCTTCACTTGTCTGCACTGGGCAGCTAAACAAGGCAAACCAGAACTCCTCGCCAACCTGGTCACTTTTGCAAAAGAGCATGACATTCCAGTCAATATTAATGCACGGAGCAGTGCCGGATACACACCTCTGCACCTGGCTGCTATGCACAATCACGTGGAGGTGATGAAGCTCCTGGTGGGGGCCTATGATGCAGACGTGGAGATGAGGGATTACAGTGGTAAGAAAGCCTCCCAGTACCTCAGCAGCAGCGTGGCCGGGGACCTGAAAGACATTGTCGGCGGCACCAGTGACTCAGATGTGGAGAATGCAGAGAGTGGGGCCGGCTGGTGGAGACTGGCTAAGGGCCTGCCCTCCAATTTGAACCCTCTCAGGCTGCTGAACCAGGCTGCTGATGAGGCCCAGTGTGACAGTGGGGGGGCGGTGGCAGTGAGGCCCAGGTCACTGTACAGGAAAACATCCATTGGGAGGATCAAGCTGAACCGAAACCGCTTCAAGACCCAAATAGTGCACAGCACGTCGTTCCGAGAGACAGACGAAGGAGAAGGGTCCCTCCTGAGTCCAGTGAAATCTAGACCTATGTCAAACCTATTTGGCTGA